Sequence from the bacterium genome:
AGTCAGTCGTTGCATAATGGCGTTGACATGGAGAGAATTTTCATTGAGTTGATTAGACAGAATTGAATAATACGCGTCAAAAATTCCGCCAATCATGTCACGGTAGGATTCGATGGCTTCGTTGACGCGAATAAGATGATCGTAGATATCTCTGAAATAAATTTGCGACGTCGGTGAAATGGCAGAGTTGCCGCTGTGGATCAAGCGTCCGATCACATCGCGTTGCGGGGAAGCAGTGCGCCGGAAGGCGGCCAA
This genomic interval carries:
- a CDS encoding magnesium and cobalt transport protein CorA; this encodes LAAFRRTASPQRDVIGRLIHSGNSAISPTSQIYFRDIYDHLIRVNEAIESYRDMIGGIFDAYYSILSNQLNENSLHVNAIMQRLTIITTIFMPLSFIAGVYGMNFDNMPELKWQYGYLFSIMLMIFVSVTMYFFFRMKRWF